The Nerophis ophidion isolate RoL-2023_Sa linkage group LG09, RoL_Noph_v1.0, whole genome shotgun sequence genome contains a region encoding:
- the c1d gene encoding nuclear nucleic acid-binding protein C1D gives MAADDKMDDYPYEIDDQLKGFDSSVSTVKNMLDKLMSMPRNELMQKLDPLDQAKLDLMSAYTLNSLFWMYLVTQGINPRDHGVKQELERIRTYMNRVKEITDNKKAARLDKGAAARFLRNAFYDPKEKGSRKKGAAVSNKNSDATPSKRAKKR, from the exons ATGGCGGCGGATGACAAAATGGACGATTACCCTTACGAGATAGATGATCAGTTGAAGGGGTTCGACTCGTCTGTTTCTACTGTCAAAAACATGTTGGACAAACTGATGTCAATGCCCAGGAATGAGCTGATGCAAAAG CTGGATCCTCTGGACCAAGCCAAACTGGATTTGATGTCAGCTTACACCCTCAATTCTTTATTCTGGA TGTATTTGGTCACACAGGGCATCAATCCCAGAGATCATGGAGTCAAACAGGAACTG GAGCGAATCCGAACGTACATGAACAGAGTGAAGGAGATCACCGACAATAAGAAAGCGGCCCGCTTGGACAAAGGAGCGGCCGCACGCTTCCTAAGAAACGCCTTCTACGATCCCAAAGAAAAAGGCTCCAGGAAAAAAGGAGCAGCAGTGTCCAACAAGAATTCTGATGCGACGCCGTCGAAGCGTGCAAAGAAGAGATGA